A genome region from Bradyrhizobium commune includes the following:
- a CDS encoding glycosyltransferase family 2 protein, with protein MTLGSDVSALTTTATSAAAKGLSIVVPVYNEAAGLASLHQRICDLAKTLRQRYRLACEVVYVDDGSADATLSIARGLPADAIDVQVVSLSRNFGKEAALMAGLDHARLGAVMFMDGDGQHPPALVEQLVRHWIDDGYDVVYTAKAHRDNETFLRRLAVHGFYALINWGARQKIPEDAGDFRLLSPRAVAALRQLPERNRFFKGLASWIGFRQIRVDYEPAPRVHGVTTFNATRLLGLSIEGLTSFSVAPLRFASLLGVILAGGAFLFGLSILWEVWTTGKQVPGYPSLVVGLMTIGGVQLIMIGIVGEYIGKILSELKARPIYFVAEHSEKHLEAVKADKEADASSRTAAE; from the coding sequence ATGACGCTGGGCTCTGACGTTTCCGCCCTGACGACCACCGCGACGAGCGCCGCCGCGAAGGGGCTGTCGATTGTCGTCCCCGTCTACAACGAGGCGGCGGGCCTGGCCTCCCTGCACCAGCGCATCTGCGATCTCGCGAAGACCTTGCGGCAGCGCTATCGGCTTGCTTGCGAGGTCGTCTATGTCGACGACGGCAGCGCGGACGCGACGTTGTCGATCGCCCGTGGCCTGCCGGCCGATGCGATCGACGTCCAGGTGGTGTCGCTGTCGCGCAATTTCGGCAAGGAGGCGGCGCTGATGGCCGGCCTCGACCACGCCCGGCTCGGCGCCGTGATGTTCATGGACGGCGACGGCCAGCATCCGCCGGCGCTGGTCGAGCAGCTGGTGCGGCACTGGATCGACGACGGTTACGACGTCGTCTACACCGCCAAGGCGCATCGCGACAACGAGACCTTCCTGCGCCGGCTCGCCGTGCACGGCTTCTACGCGCTGATCAATTGGGGTGCGCGCCAGAAGATTCCGGAAGACGCCGGCGATTTCCGCCTGCTCTCGCCGCGTGCGGTCGCAGCCCTTCGTCAACTCCCCGAGCGCAACCGCTTCTTCAAGGGGCTCGCCAGCTGGATCGGCTTCCGCCAGATTCGCGTCGACTACGAGCCCGCCCCGCGCGTCCATGGCGTGACGACCTTCAACGCCACGCGCCTGCTCGGCCTGTCGATCGAAGGCCTGACCTCGTTCTCGGTGGCACCGTTGCGCTTTGCCAGCCTGCTCGGCGTGATCCTCGCCGGCGGCGCCTTCCTGTTCGGCCTCTCGATCCTGTGGGAGGTCTGGACCACCGGCAAGCAGGTGCCTGGCTATCCCTCGCTCGTGGTCGGCCTGATGACGATCGGCGGCGTGCAGCTGATCATGATCGGCATCGTCGGCGAATATATCGGCAAGATCCTCTCCGAGCTGAAGGCGCGCCCGATCTACTTCGTCGCCGAGCACAGCGAAAAGCATCTTGAGGCCGTCAAGGCCGACAAGGAGGCCGACGCGTCGAGCCGGACGGCGGCCGAATGA
- a CDS encoding ATP phosphoribosyltransferase regulatory subunit has protein sequence MTASATSNAAGSAAWADTLLLSFGQAGYVRAEPAILQPAEPFLDLSGEDIRKSLYLTTDLSGEELCLRPDLTIPVARDYLASGRAGQPAGFSYLGPVFRYRSGQASEFLQAGIESFGRQDRAAADAEMLALALEATSAFGVPDVEIRTGDVALFNALLDALDLYPVWRRRLVKDFNRKISLEQDLERLARTTATTRSEYEGVLAALAGSDRKAALAFVTDLMSIAGTTNVGGRTTAEIADRFLEQSTLKGGALPREAIAVLKRFLSIAGNPDDAIAELRALTADAKLDIAAAIDQFESRVGFMAARGIDVKATRFSTAFGRGLDYYTGFEFELHHRGNGAEPLVAGGRYDRLLTQLGSSEPIAAVGFSVWIDTLTRVGRKELTS, from the coding sequence ATGACCGCGAGTGCCACCTCAAATGCTGCCGGCTCCGCCGCCTGGGCGGATACGCTGCTGTTGTCGTTCGGGCAGGCCGGCTACGTCCGGGCCGAGCCCGCCATCCTGCAACCGGCCGAGCCGTTCCTCGACCTCTCCGGCGAGGACATCCGCAAGAGCCTGTATCTGACGACGGATCTCTCGGGCGAGGAGCTCTGCCTGCGCCCGGATCTGACCATCCCCGTCGCGCGCGACTACCTCGCCTCGGGACGCGCCGGCCAGCCGGCCGGGTTCAGCTATCTCGGTCCGGTGTTCCGCTACCGCAGCGGCCAAGCCAGCGAATTCCTGCAAGCCGGCATCGAGTCGTTCGGCCGCCAGGACCGCGCCGCGGCCGATGCCGAAATGCTGGCGCTGGCGCTCGAGGCCACGTCGGCCTTCGGCGTCCCTGACGTCGAGATCCGCACCGGCGACGTGGCGCTGTTCAACGCGTTGCTCGATGCGCTCGACCTCTACCCGGTCTGGCGCCGCCGGCTGGTCAAGGACTTCAACCGCAAGATCAGCCTGGAGCAGGATCTGGAGCGGCTGGCGCGCACGACCGCCACCACCCGCAGCGAATATGAGGGCGTGCTGGCTGCGCTCGCCGGCTCCGACCGCAAGGCGGCGCTCGCCTTCGTCACCGATCTGATGTCGATCGCCGGCACCACCAATGTCGGCGGCCGCACCACCGCCGAGATCGCCGACCGCTTCCTCGAGCAATCGACCTTGAAGGGCGGCGCGCTGCCGCGCGAGGCGATCGCCGTGCTAAAGCGCTTCCTGTCGATCGCGGGCAATCCGGACGACGCCATCGCCGAGCTGCGCGCGCTCACGGCTGACGCGAAGCTCGACATTGCCGCGGCGATCGACCAGTTCGAGAGCCGCGTCGGGTTCATGGCGGCGCGCGGCATCGACGTGAAGGCAACACGCTTCTCGACCGCGTTCGGGCGCGGCCTCGACTATTACACCGGCTTCGAGTTCGAGCTGCATCACAGGGGCAACGGCGCCGAGCCGCTGGTCGCCGGCGGTCGCTACGACCGGCTGCTGACGCAGCTTGGATCGTCCGAGCCAATCGCCGCCGTCGGCTTCTCGGTCTGGATCGACACGCTAACCCGGGTCGGCCGCAAGGAGCTCACATCATGA
- the hisG gene encoding ATP phosphoribosyltransferase has translation MSAPFVLAVPSKGRLQENAEAFFARAGLKLSKAGGARDYRGTIAGLDNVEVAYLSASEIAAQLARGFAHLGVTGEDLVRENIADADKHVALIDGLGFGYADVVVAVPQAWIDVRTMADLDDVTTGFREQHHMRMRVATKFINLTRAFFQSHGIVDYRIVESAGATEGAPAAGAAEMIVDITTTGATLAANGLRVLDDGVILRSQANLVAAKGANWTPEARETARVILDHIAARARANKYREVRTRFRQCDAALLDQAHKRFGVETPFGGPTSSGMLTLHCPPGQLYGLASFLREHGAETVSVVSLDYVFDRENPLFARLEAFLRQ, from the coding sequence ATGAGCGCGCCATTCGTTCTGGCCGTTCCCTCCAAGGGCCGCCTTCAGGAGAACGCCGAGGCCTTCTTCGCCCGTGCTGGCCTCAAGCTGTCGAAGGCCGGCGGCGCCCGCGACTACCGCGGCACCATCGCGGGCCTCGACAATGTCGAGGTCGCCTATCTGTCAGCGAGCGAGATCGCCGCGCAGCTCGCCCGCGGCTTCGCGCATCTCGGCGTCACCGGCGAGGACCTGGTGCGCGAGAACATCGCGGATGCCGACAAGCACGTCGCCCTGATCGACGGGCTCGGCTTCGGCTATGCCGACGTCGTCGTCGCGGTGCCGCAGGCCTGGATCGACGTCCGCACCATGGCCGATCTCGACGACGTCACCACCGGTTTCCGCGAGCAGCATCACATGCGGATGCGGGTCGCGACCAAGTTCATCAACCTCACCCGCGCCTTCTTCCAGAGCCACGGTATCGTCGACTACCGCATCGTCGAGAGCGCCGGCGCGACCGAAGGTGCACCGGCGGCCGGCGCAGCCGAGATGATCGTCGACATCACCACGACCGGCGCCACGCTCGCAGCCAATGGGCTGCGGGTGCTCGACGACGGCGTGATCCTGCGCAGCCAGGCCAATCTGGTCGCCGCGAAGGGGGCCAACTGGACGCCTGAGGCGCGCGAGACCGCGCGCGTCATCCTCGATCACATCGCGGCGCGGGCCCGGGCCAACAAGTACCGCGAGGTCCGCACCCGCTTCCGGCAGTGCGACGCGGCCTTGCTGGACCAGGCCCACAAAAGGTTCGGGGTCGAAACGCCGTTCGGCGGCCCGACCTCGTCGGGCATGCTGACGCTGCACTGCCCACCGGGGCAGCTCTATGGGCTCGCGAGCTTCCTGCGCGAACATGGCGCCGAGACCGTCTCGGTGGTCTCGCTCGACTACGTGTTCGATCGGGAGAACCCGCTCTTCGCCAGGCTCGAGGCGTTCCTGCGGCAGTGA
- the ubiA gene encoding 4-hydroxybenzoate octaprenyltransferase: protein MSDVSARVADSTGNWVDTLAPPWARPYLRLSRFDRPIGSWLLLMPCWWSAALASAMAHDVSRLPLTIILFFVGAFAMRGAGCAWNDITDRDLDARVERTRSRPLPSGQLSTKQALAFMVAQALIGLVVLLQFNRFAVATGIASLLIVAIYPFMKRITWWPQVFLGLAFSWGALMGFAVTFGRIDVTALVLYAGAITWVIGYDTIYAHQDAEDDALIGVKSTARLFGAHTHQALILFYGLAVMLIGVALASSDARWPAWLGLAAFAAHLASQIVRLRIDDPALCLRLFKSNKKAGLLLLAGLLADAVMRAA, encoded by the coding sequence ATGAGCGACGTGAGCGCCCGCGTTGCCGATTCCACCGGCAACTGGGTCGATACGCTCGCGCCGCCATGGGCGCGACCGTATCTGCGGCTGTCGCGCTTCGATCGTCCGATCGGCTCATGGCTGTTGCTGATGCCGTGCTGGTGGTCGGCGGCGCTCGCGAGTGCGATGGCGCACGACGTCAGCCGCCTGCCGCTCACCATCATCCTGTTCTTCGTCGGCGCCTTCGCGATGCGCGGCGCCGGTTGCGCCTGGAACGACATCACCGACCGCGATCTCGATGCCAGGGTCGAGCGCACGCGCTCGCGGCCGCTGCCGTCGGGGCAGCTGAGCACGAAGCAGGCGCTGGCCTTCATGGTCGCGCAGGCGCTGATCGGGCTCGTGGTGCTCCTGCAATTCAACCGCTTCGCGGTTGCGACCGGCATCGCCTCGCTTCTGATCGTCGCGATCTATCCCTTCATGAAGCGGATTACCTGGTGGCCGCAGGTCTTCCTGGGCCTCGCCTTCTCCTGGGGCGCGTTGATGGGATTTGCCGTCACCTTCGGACGCATCGATGTGACGGCGCTGGTGCTCTATGCCGGCGCGATCACCTGGGTGATCGGCTATGACACGATCTACGCGCATCAGGACGCCGAGGACGACGCGCTGATCGGCGTCAAATCGACCGCACGCCTGTTCGGCGCGCATACGCACCAGGCTCTGATCCTGTTCTACGGCCTAGCGGTGATGCTGATCGGTGTGGCGCTGGCGTCTAGCGATGCGCGCTGGCCGGCCTGGCTCGGGCTTGCGGCCTTCGCTGCGCATCTGGCGTCGCAGATCGTGCGGCTCAGGATCGACGATCCCGCGCTTTGTCTCCGCCTGTTCAAGTCGAACAAGAAAGCGGGGCTGTTGCTGCTTGCAGGATTGCTCGCCGACGCGGTGATGCGGGCGGCGTAG
- a CDS encoding helix-turn-helix domain-containing protein yields MDQRHLDIARARSQRRAANDVLTFQGLRASSALELQSFDIDHFGESEKYAGASSMPLSAGATAIMRARLGLPNLTLSLVKTFPRIIRGYQLMNAVAVVVPMDDVSATRINGQTIGSSVVILKGQSDCLVYEPEGRLMAVVYFSSPEREPWAQLADGYYLLKPASDLLGSLRRSISTALETAAYDPDFFDGPTSRTAVEQSLLSTIDAAIRTSVNSGPAHSTADSYRRIVAEMEALIRNDLTIWHKTTEMAQRVGVSVRTLQSATQAICGMSPHRYSRVLRLWSVRKQLRIGPERRSVKACAIAHGFWHLSEFAASYRAAFGELPSETLHRAMREAI; encoded by the coding sequence ATGGATCAACGCCATCTCGACATTGCCCGCGCCAGATCGCAAAGAAGAGCAGCGAACGACGTATTGACGTTCCAGGGGCTCAGGGCATCCTCGGCGCTCGAGCTCCAATCGTTTGACATCGATCATTTCGGCGAAAGCGAGAAATATGCGGGTGCGTCGAGCATGCCCTTGTCTGCCGGGGCGACTGCAATCATGCGTGCCCGGCTCGGCCTGCCGAACCTGACCCTGTCCCTGGTGAAGACGTTCCCGCGGATCATTCGCGGCTATCAGCTGATGAATGCCGTCGCGGTGGTGGTGCCGATGGATGACGTGAGCGCGACCCGCATCAACGGGCAAACCATCGGTAGTTCAGTGGTCATTCTCAAGGGGCAATCCGACTGCCTGGTCTATGAGCCGGAGGGGCGCCTGATGGCCGTTGTCTATTTCAGTTCGCCCGAGCGTGAGCCTTGGGCGCAACTGGCTGACGGCTATTATTTGCTGAAGCCGGCATCGGACCTGCTCGGTTCCCTGCGTCGCTCGATTTCGACCGCGCTCGAAACCGCAGCCTATGATCCAGACTTTTTCGACGGGCCGACGTCGCGAACCGCTGTCGAACAATCCCTGCTCAGTACGATCGATGCTGCCATCCGGACCAGCGTGAACAGCGGGCCTGCGCACTCCACAGCGGACAGCTATCGGCGGATCGTTGCGGAGATGGAGGCATTGATCCGGAATGATCTGACGATCTGGCACAAGACGACCGAAATGGCGCAGCGCGTGGGCGTGTCCGTTCGCACGCTCCAGAGTGCGACCCAGGCGATCTGCGGCATGAGCCCGCATCGCTACAGCCGGGTCTTGCGGCTCTGGTCGGTGCGCAAGCAGCTGCGCATCGGCCCCGAGCGGCGCAGCGTCAAGGCCTGTGCGATTGCGCACGGCTTCTGGCATTTGAGCGAGTTCGCGGCGAGCTACAGAGCGGCGTTCGGTGAGTTGCCGTCCGAGACACTGCATCGCGCGATGCGGGAGGCAATTTAG
- a CDS encoding DUF6101 family protein produces MRRQTATCGANPAGSSRSLRLDPLSLPVRFDAHDPRADGYVRQIELHRERVVLRRAVRGMQMAINVRVSDFTGVALRGNDEAQTLVLVHRDPSLSVPLLVSADGDELAEAWAIWSEIFALPQLDEGARKPAPRRRRANAIRARRPKFLMRRRIAMARQLPIHRDEREIIART; encoded by the coding sequence GTGAGGCGTCAAACAGCAACATGCGGGGCCAACCCCGCTGGGTCGAGCCGCTCACTGCGGCTCGACCCTCTTTCCCTTCCGGTCCGCTTCGATGCGCATGACCCGCGCGCCGACGGATATGTCCGGCAGATCGAGCTTCATCGCGAACGCGTCGTGCTGCGCCGTGCCGTCCGCGGCATGCAGATGGCGATCAACGTCCGCGTCAGCGACTTCACCGGCGTTGCCTTGCGCGGCAACGACGAGGCCCAGACCCTGGTGCTGGTGCACCGCGATCCCTCGCTCTCGGTTCCGCTGCTGGTCAGCGCCGATGGCGACGAGCTTGCGGAAGCCTGGGCGATCTGGAGCGAAATCTTCGCTCTGCCGCAGCTCGACGAAGGCGCCCGCAAGCCCGCTCCGCGCCGCCGCCGCGCCAACGCGATCCGCGCCCGCCGCCCGAAATTCTTGATGCGCCGGCGCATCGCCATGGCGCGCCAGCTGCCGATCCATCGCGACGAGCGCGAGATCATCGCACGGACCTGA
- a CDS encoding DUF4170 domain-containing protein, with translation MPDSAPQQLLHLVIGGELLDLEHNTFKNLDDVEIVGLYPNYASAHVAWRAKAQSTVDNAQMRYFIVHLHRLLDPNEETKAR, from the coding sequence ATGCCAGATAGTGCCCCGCAACAACTGCTTCATCTCGTCATTGGTGGCGAACTGCTCGACCTCGAGCACAACACCTTCAAGAACCTGGACGACGTCGAGATCGTCGGTCTCTACCCGAATTATGCGTCCGCTCACGTCGCCTGGCGCGCCAAGGCGCAGAGCACGGTCGACAATGCGCAGATGCGCTATTTCATCGTCCACCTCCACCGGCTGCTCGACCCGAATGAAGAAACGAAGGCGCGTTGA
- a CDS encoding TldD/PmbA family protein: protein MNSSPSASSTLSPKTNRDLFDQSALSDLAQRLVEAAKRAGADAADAVAVRGVSQGVEVRDGRVEESERSEGDDVGLRVLVGRRQAVVSTNDASGDAVTKLAERAVAMARVAPDDKYVGLADPALLARDFPELDLLDPDIPATAELERRALEAEAAALAVKGVAKSGGASASAGMGGMVLVTSTGFHGSYLRSSQGISATAIVGEGTSMERDYDFTSAPHGADLLSPEIVGRSAGERTVARFNPRKVETCKVPVVFDPRVAGSLVGHVVGAINGASIARKTSFLKDKLGQQLFAKNIRIIDDPLRKRGLRSQTFDAEGVAVKKIALIDEGVLTTWLLDCATARELGLTTTGHAHRGVSSSPSPGPYNLHLEAGSPTPKELISDIKQGFYVTDLIGSGVNGVTGDYSRGASGFWIENGELTYPVSEVTIAGHLFEIFKSMQPANDLEFRYGINAPTVRIEGLTLGGR, encoded by the coding sequence GTGAACTCTTCACCATCCGCAAGCTCGACGCTTTCGCCCAAAACCAATCGCGACCTGTTCGATCAGTCCGCGCTGTCGGATCTCGCACAGCGGCTGGTGGAGGCGGCCAAGCGCGCCGGCGCGGATGCGGCCGATGCGGTCGCAGTGCGCGGCGTCTCGCAGGGCGTCGAGGTGCGCGACGGCCGCGTCGAGGAATCCGAGCGGTCCGAGGGCGACGATGTCGGCCTGCGCGTGCTGGTCGGCCGGCGCCAGGCAGTGGTGTCGACCAATGACGCCAGCGGCGACGCCGTCACCAAGCTTGCCGAGCGCGCGGTGGCAATGGCACGCGTCGCGCCCGACGACAAATATGTCGGGCTGGCCGATCCCGCGCTGCTCGCGCGCGACTTCCCCGAGCTCGATCTGCTCGATCCCGATATTCCGGCAACCGCCGAGCTCGAGCGCCGCGCGCTGGAAGCGGAAGCCGCAGCCCTCGCCGTGAAGGGTGTGGCCAAATCCGGCGGCGCCTCGGCCTCGGCCGGCATGGGCGGCATGGTGCTCGTCACCTCGACCGGCTTCCACGGTTCTTACTTGCGTTCCAGCCAGGGCATCTCGGCGACCGCGATCGTCGGCGAAGGCACCAGCATGGAGCGCGATTACGACTTCACCTCTGCGCCGCATGGCGCCGATCTGCTGTCGCCTGAGATCGTCGGCCGTTCCGCCGGCGAGCGCACCGTGGCGCGGTTCAACCCGCGCAAGGTCGAGACCTGCAAGGTGCCGGTCGTGTTCGACCCGCGCGTCGCCGGCTCGCTGGTCGGCCATGTCGTCGGCGCCATCAACGGCGCCTCGATCGCGCGCAAGACCAGCTTCCTGAAGGACAAGCTCGGCCAGCAGCTGTTCGCCAAAAACATCCGCATCATCGACGATCCCCTGCGCAAGCGCGGCCTGCGCTCGCAGACTTTTGACGCCGAAGGCGTCGCGGTGAAGAAGATCGCGCTGATCGACGAGGGCGTGCTGACGACCTGGCTGCTCGACTGCGCCACCGCGCGCGAGCTCGGGCTGACCACCACCGGCCATGCCCATCGCGGCGTCTCGTCCTCGCCGTCGCCCGGGCCGTATAATCTGCATCTCGAAGCCGGCTCTCCGACGCCGAAGGAACTGATCTCCGACATCAAGCAGGGCTTTTACGTCACCGACCTGATCGGCTCCGGCGTCAATGGCGTCACCGGCGATTACAGCCGCGGCGCCTCCGGCTTCTGGATCGAGAACGGCGAGCTGACCTATCCCGTCAGCGAGGTCACGATCGCCGGCCATCTGTTCGAGATCTTCAAGTCGATGCAGCCGGCCAACGATCTCGAGTTCCGCTACGGCATCAATGCGCCGACGGTGCGCATCGAGGGTTTGACGCTTGGCGGACGCTGA
- a CDS encoding ChbG/HpnK family deacetylase, protein MSAAASPRRIWLCADDYGISPGVNRAIRDLIEHGRLNATSVMMVGPAIERGEVDALATSAKASPRCAIGLHVTLSAPFRPLTMHFRPLDGDMFLPFPKLLRAGLARRLDREFFRNEVRAQLAAFAEAFGRAPDFVDGHQHVQLFPQVRDGFVDAVTEVAPNAWVRQGGRDLPLAQRLASPKAMVLDMLSAQFRRCAGSAGLSFNPAFAGAYDFTRAADFGALMRQFLAGLPDGGLVMCHPGFVDDILRGLDPMTDVREREHAYLKGDAFPQLLAASNVTLG, encoded by the coding sequence ATGAGCGCGGCCGCGAGCCCGCGGCGAATCTGGCTCTGCGCCGACGATTACGGCATCAGCCCGGGCGTCAACCGCGCCATCCGCGACCTGATCGAGCACGGCCGCCTCAACGCGACATCGGTGATGATGGTGGGCCCCGCGATCGAGCGCGGCGAGGTCGACGCGCTCGCGACATCGGCGAAGGCGAGCCCACGCTGCGCGATCGGACTGCATGTGACGCTGTCGGCGCCGTTCCGGCCGCTGACCATGCATTTCCGTCCGCTCGACGGCGACATGTTTTTGCCGTTTCCGAAACTGCTGCGCGCCGGATTGGCGCGGCGGCTCGACCGCGAGTTCTTTCGCAACGAGGTCAGGGCGCAGCTCGCCGCCTTCGCGGAAGCCTTCGGCCGCGCACCGGACTTCGTCGACGGCCATCAGCATGTGCAGCTGTTTCCGCAGGTGCGCGACGGCTTTGTCGATGCGGTCACTGAGGTCGCGCCAAACGCCTGGGTGCGACAGGGCGGGCGGGACTTGCCGTTGGCGCAGCGGCTGGCCTCACCCAAAGCCATGGTGCTCGACATGCTGAGCGCACAATTCCGCCGCTGCGCCGGCAGCGCCGGCCTCAGCTTCAATCCAGCTTTCGCCGGCGCCTATGACTTCACCCGCGCGGCCGATTTCGGCGCGCTGATGCGGCAATTTTTGGCGGGCCTGCCGGACGGCGGCCTCGTGATGTGCCACCCCGGTTTTGTCGACGATATCCTCAGAGGTCTCGATCCGATGACTGACGTCCGCGAACGCGAGCATGCCTATCTCAAAGGCGATGCGTTCCCGCAGCTGCTGGCCGCCAGCAACGTGACATTGGGATGA
- a CDS encoding 3'(2'),5'-bisphosphate nucleotidase CysQ, translating to MADADANSLDATTLTHDAALLKDTVREAGSLAQSMFRTELKKWIKGASSPVSEADIAVNDLLEARLRAATPDYGWLSEESADDSTRLSRRLTWVVDPIDGTRNYLNGHDEWCVSVALVENSAPVLAAVFAPTSDEFFFAARGRGTTVNDRQVTAAPGAALDFSRVAGPKPMVERLNTLGGDIKLHPRIGSLALRLCRVANGVLDAAFAGGNSHDWDLAAADLIVQEADGRMSDLSGEPILYNRREVAHGVLVAAGRDRHASIVAHFRNRPLP from the coding sequence TTGGCGGACGCTGACGCGAACTCCCTCGACGCAACCACCCTGACGCACGACGCGGCACTGCTGAAAGACACGGTGCGGGAGGCGGGCAGCCTCGCGCAGTCGATGTTCCGCACCGAGCTGAAGAAGTGGATCAAGGGCGCATCCTCGCCGGTCTCGGAAGCCGACATCGCCGTCAACGATTTGCTCGAAGCGCGCCTGCGTGCCGCCACGCCCGACTATGGCTGGCTGTCGGAGGAGAGCGCCGACGATTCCACGCGGCTGTCACGGCGGCTGACCTGGGTGGTCGATCCCATCGACGGCACCCGCAACTATCTCAACGGCCATGACGAATGGTGCGTCAGCGTCGCGCTGGTTGAGAATTCCGCGCCCGTGCTCGCCGCGGTGTTCGCGCCGACCAGTGACGAGTTCTTTTTCGCGGCCCGCGGCCGGGGCACGACGGTCAACGACCGGCAGGTCACGGCCGCGCCCGGCGCCGCGCTCGACTTCTCCCGTGTCGCCGGCCCGAAGCCGATGGTCGAGCGGCTCAATACGCTCGGCGGCGACATCAAGCTGCATCCGCGAATCGGCTCGCTGGCGCTTCGCCTGTGCCGGGTTGCCAATGGCGTGCTGGATGCGGCTTTTGCGGGGGGCAACAGCCATGATTGGGACCTTGCGGCGGCCGATTTGATCGTGCAGGAAGCGGATGGTAGGATGAGCGACCTCTCCGGAGAACCCATCCTCTATAACCGCCGGGAAGTGGCGCACGGGGTGCTGGTGGCAGCGGGACGCGATCGTCATGCGAGCATTGTCGCGCATTTTCGAAACCGTCCCTTGCCCTGA
- a CDS encoding 16S rRNA (uracil(1498)-N(3))-methyltransferase — translation MPAFDFRGPRLFIDAPLAQDTRVELDRDQSNYLGNVLRLAAGAEVLAFNGRDGEWQAAIEGRKRPDVLVILQQTRPQDRLPDLAYVFAPLKHARLDYMVQKAIEMGAATLQPVLTRFTQASRVNTERMRANVVEAAEQCGILSIAAVAEPVPLERYLSQRPAGRLLIFCDEAAEVQSPVQSLQDASKAGQGVDVLIGPEGGFAEEERALLLRQPNILRLAMGPRIMRADTAAVAALALVQAVLGDWGG, via the coding sequence ATGCCTGCCTTCGATTTTCGCGGCCCTCGCCTGTTCATCGACGCCCCCCTCGCCCAGGACACCAGGGTCGAGCTCGACCGTGACCAGAGCAATTATCTCGGCAATGTGCTCCGGCTGGCCGCAGGCGCCGAGGTGCTGGCCTTCAACGGCCGCGACGGCGAATGGCAGGCCGCGATCGAGGGCCGGAAGCGGCCGGACGTCCTGGTGATCCTCCAGCAGACCCGCCCCCAGGACCGGCTACCCGACCTCGCCTACGTCTTCGCCCCGCTCAAGCATGCCCGGCTGGATTACATGGTCCAGAAGGCCATCGAGATGGGGGCCGCCACGCTGCAACCGGTCCTGACCCGGTTCACCCAGGCCTCCCGCGTCAACACCGAGCGGATGCGCGCCAACGTGGTCGAGGCAGCGGAACAGTGTGGCATTTTGAGCATCGCCGCGGTTGCCGAACCGGTGCCGCTGGAGCGGTATCTCAGTCAGCGCCCCGCGGGCCGCCTGCTCATCTTCTGCGACGAGGCAGCGGAGGTCCAAAGCCCCGTTCAAAGCCTGCAAGACGCAAGCAAGGCCGGCCAGGGCGTCGACGTGCTGATCGGCCCTGAAGGCGGCTTTGCCGAGGAAGAGCGCGCGCTGCTGCTGCGGCAGCCGAACATCCTAAGGCTGGCCATGGGTCCGCGGATCATGCGGGCTGACACCGCCGCGGTGGCAGCGTTGGCGCTGGTGCAGGCGGTGCTGGGCGATTGGGGCGGCTAA
- a CDS encoding DUF2076 domain-containing protein, translating into MTPQERQLVDELFDRLSKLENAPRDPDAITAISDGLRKAPGAIYALVQTTLLQDEALKRAHNRIQELEAAHAPAQAQSGGFLDTMRDTLFGSSPSRGSVPNVPPRDQRPVWNSGQTMQQAQPGYGQPPYGQAYGQGQGQGYGAPPVGGGGGSFLGTAAAAAAGVVGGSLLLSSIRGMMGGGSHQAFGDTTIIEERGGGSPWGGSDQSGGSLARDAGLNDIGSNRDSRQGLFDQTSNDRDDNDQDHDNNDNMDTADDSDFGGGDDGGSDYA; encoded by the coding sequence ATGACGCCGCAGGAACGCCAGCTCGTTGACGAGCTTTTCGACCGGCTTTCGAAACTCGAGAATGCACCGCGCGATCCCGACGCGATCACCGCGATCTCGGACGGCTTGCGCAAGGCGCCCGGCGCGATCTATGCGCTGGTGCAGACCACGCTGTTGCAGGACGAAGCGCTCAAGCGCGCCCATAATCGCATCCAGGAGCTGGAAGCGGCCCATGCGCCCGCGCAGGCCCAGTCCGGCGGCTTCCTCGATACCATGCGCGACACCCTGTTCGGCTCGAGCCCCTCGCGCGGCTCGGTTCCCAATGTACCGCCGCGTGATCAGCGGCCGGTGTGGAACAGCGGCCAGACGATGCAGCAGGCGCAGCCCGGTTACGGCCAGCCGCCTTATGGACAGGCTTATGGTCAGGGCCAAGGGCAAGGTTACGGCGCGCCGCCGGTCGGCGGTGGCGGCGGCTCGTTCCTCGGCACGGCAGCTGCGGCCGCGGCCGGCGTGGTCGGCGGCTCGCTGCTGCTCTCCAGTATCCGCGGCATGATGGGCGGCGGATCGCATCAGGCATTTGGTGACACCACCATCATCGAGGAGCGCGGAGGCGGTAGTCCTTGGGGCGGTAGCGACCAGTCCGGCGGCTCGCTCGCGCGCGACGCCGGCCTCAACGATATCGGATCGAACCGGGATTCGCGTCAGGGCTTGTTCGATCAGACGTCGAACGACCGCGACGACAACGATCAGGACCACGATAACAACGACAATATGGACACGGCCGACGACAGCGACTTCGGCGGCGGAGACGATGGCGGCAGCGATTACGCGTGA